One segment of Lonchura striata isolate bLonStr1 chromosome 37, bLonStr1.mat, whole genome shotgun sequence DNA contains the following:
- the PHLDB3 gene encoding pleckstrin homology-like domain family B member 3 — translation MGGRIKTWRRRWFHLDPQRRVLAYYGDQAQTKLKGVIYFQAIEEVWYDPGRVAGKSPNPRLTFCLKTYERLFWLVAPSAEALRIWMDAVLTLTRGSGAF, via the exons ATGGGCGGACGCATCAAGacctggcggcgccgctggttCCACCTGGACCCCCAGAGGAGGGTCCTGGCCTATTATGGGG ACCAAGCCCAGACGAAGCTCAAAGGCGTCATCTACTTCCAAGCCATCGAGGAGGTTTGGTACGACCCCGGGCGCGTGGCCGGAAAG agccccaacCCGCGCCTGACGTTCTGCCTCAAGACCTACGAGCGCCTGTTCTGGCTGGTGGCGCCCAGCGCCGAAGCCCTGAGGATCTGGATGGACGCCGTGCTCACGCTGACCCGCGGCAGCGGCGCCTTCTGA